In Sulfitobacter sp. OXR-159, one DNA window encodes the following:
- a CDS encoding YjbF family lipoprotein codes for MKHFATGLLLIASLTLSACAGGGREEERSPLLSAGSTLFSILKDRTGPEAPAKGRVTVTRTLLDQTPGAVMQVVPENTGLQDFLKRVARRSDGTPGMVEVWQSTDQVQIVLREGVLVGTKGLGGDMRSAQAQTVIAALDGQGGGGERLITLARLDGTAQTVPFACDVTHLGPETIQIVDRRLSVRHFREDCIYGATTFSNDYWAEVGTGKLRRSRQWAGPQFGYMAIDLLKD; via the coding sequence ATGAAGCATTTTGCAACCGGTCTTTTGTTGATCGCCAGCCTTACCTTGAGCGCCTGTGCGGGCGGAGGGCGCGAAGAGGAGCGCAGCCCACTGCTCAGCGCGGGCAGCACGTTGTTTAGCATTCTCAAAGACCGCACCGGACCCGAGGCGCCAGCCAAGGGGCGGGTAACAGTGACGCGCACGCTGCTGGATCAGACGCCCGGCGCGGTCATGCAGGTCGTTCCGGAAAACACCGGGCTGCAGGACTTTCTGAAACGTGTCGCTCGGCGGTCTGATGGCACGCCGGGGATGGTAGAGGTCTGGCAATCCACGGATCAGGTTCAGATCGTCCTGCGCGAAGGCGTGCTGGTCGGCACCAAGGGGCTTGGTGGCGATATGCGCTCGGCCCAAGCGCAAACAGTGATCGCGGCGCTGGACGGGCAGGGCGGCGGCGGCGAAAGGTTAATCACGCTGGCGCGGCTGGATGGCACGGCACAGACGGTGCCCTTTGCCTGCGACGTGACCCATCTGGGTCCAGAAACGATCCAGATCGTGGACCGTCGCCTGTCCGTGCGTCATTTCCGTGAGGATTGTATTTATGGCGCAACGACCTTCAGCAATGACTATTGGGCCGAGGTCGGTACCGGCAAACTCCGCCGTTCGCGGCAATGGGCCGGGCCGCAATTCGGCTATATGGCGATCGACCTTCTGAAAGATTAA
- a CDS encoding SDR family oxidoreductase — MDKTLLSLGHGYSARALAARLIPQGWRIIGTTRSPEKLKEIAATGVDPMLWPGDDLSALLQEVPNLLVSAGPGPEGDPVLLELQDQITAAAPHLRWVGYLSTTGVYGDHGGDWVDETTPLAPSTRRGAARVQAEAAWGAIPDLPLHIFRLAGIYGPGRGPFAKVRKGTARRIIKQGQVFSRIHVEDIAQALELSLAKPQPGAIYNLCDDDPAPPQDVIGHAAALLGLPLPPAVNFDEAEMTPMARSFYAESKKVRNDHAKAALGWQPIYPDYRSGLAALLGADD; from the coding sequence ATGGATAAAACGCTTCTTTCCCTTGGGCATGGCTATAGCGCGCGCGCATTGGCCGCCCGGTTGATCCCGCAGGGCTGGCGCATCATCGGCACCACGCGCAGCCCCGAAAAGCTTAAAGAGATTGCCGCGACGGGGGTGGACCCGATGCTCTGGCCCGGCGACGATCTGAGCGCGCTTTTGCAAGAGGTGCCGAACTTGCTGGTCTCTGCCGGGCCGGGGCCGGAGGGCGATCCGGTTCTGCTGGAGTTGCAGGATCAGATCACCGCCGCCGCCCCGCATCTGCGGTGGGTGGGCTATCTGTCGACCACTGGCGTCTACGGCGACCACGGTGGCGATTGGGTGGACGAGACCACGCCGCTTGCCCCCTCCACCCGACGCGGCGCGGCGCGGGTGCAGGCCGAGGCGGCATGGGGCGCGATCCCCGATCTGCCGCTACATATTTTTCGGCTGGCGGGCATCTACGGCCCCGGACGCGGGCCATTTGCCAAGGTGCGCAAGGGCACGGCGCGGCGCATCATCAAGCAGGGCCAAGTCTTTTCGCGGATCCATGTGGAGGATATCGCCCAAGCGCTGGAATTGTCTTTGGCAAAACCGCAGCCGGGGGCGATCTACAACCTGTGCGACGACGACCCCGCTCCGCCCCAAGATGTAATCGGCCATGCCGCCGCGCTTTTGGGCCTGCCCTTACCCCCGGCGGTGAACTTCGACGAGGCCGAGATGACCCCCATGGCCCGCAGCTTTTATGCGGAGAGCAAGAAGGTCCGGAACGATCACGCCAAGGCGGCGTTGGGCTGGCAACCGATCTACCCTGATTATCGCTCGGGTCTGGCCGCGCTGCTGGGGGCGGATGACTGA
- a CDS encoding exopolysaccharide biosynthesis protein — MRQDEHTLAYLLDSMERAAEKETVSINDVLHEIGDRSITPLILIVALLLVSPLSGIPGVSTLAAVTIILLAVQAVTGRRRLWMPQFLLRREVAGHRLSGCVRFLRRPCAFVDGRCKPRLQFLTTGPMRFITLVVVTIIPLGWPFMEVLPMMSSLGAGTVALLVFGLFTRDGLFVLLGYLCVAITLVAGALLVLTATS, encoded by the coding sequence ATGCGTCAAGACGAACACACGTTGGCCTATCTGCTCGACAGTATGGAGCGCGCGGCAGAGAAGGAGACGGTGTCGATCAACGATGTGCTGCATGAGATCGGCGACCGTTCCATCACACCGCTGATCCTGATTGTCGCCTTGCTGCTGGTCTCGCCCCTGTCGGGAATCCCCGGCGTCTCGACCCTAGCGGCGGTGACGATCATCCTTTTGGCGGTGCAAGCCGTTACCGGGCGGCGCAGGCTTTGGATGCCGCAGTTTCTGTTGCGGCGCGAAGTGGCGGGCCATCGGTTAAGCGGCTGCGTCCGCTTTTTGCGCCGTCCCTGCGCCTTTGTCGACGGGCGCTGCAAGCCGCGTCTTCAGTTCCTCACCACCGGCCCGATGCGGTTCATCACGCTTGTTGTGGTCACGATCATCCCGCTCGGCTGGCCCTTTATGGAGGTCTTGCCGATGATGTCGTCGCTCGGCGCTGGCACTGTGGCGCTTCTGGTTTTCGGCCTTTTCACCCGCGACGGGCTGTTCGTGCTGTTGGGCTATCTCTGCGTGGCGATCACGCTGGTCGCGGGCGCCCTGCTGGTGCTGACCGCCACCAGTTAG
- the dxs gene encoding 1-deoxy-D-xylulose-5-phosphate synthase — MSDKPATPLLDQVTRPADLKRLSDAELTQVARELRAETISAVSETGGHLGAGLGVVELTVALHAVFDTPRDKIIWDVSHQCYPHKILTERRDRIRSLRMKDGLSGFTKRSESPYDPFGAAHSSTSISAALGFAVGRDLGGVIPEGLGDAIAVIGDGAMSAGMAYEALNNAGDLKKRLIVILNDNEMSIAPPVGAMSSYLSRLYAEAPFQDFKAAAKGAVSLLPEPFREGAKRAKDMLKGMAVGGTLFENLGFSYLGPINGHDMDQLLPVLRTVHQRATGPILIHIQTQKGKGYGPAEAARDRGHATAKFNVVTGEQKKAPSNAPSYTRVFADSLLAEAAEDDKICAVTAAMPDGTGLDLFAERYPSRCFDVGIAEQHGVTFCAGLAAAGMKPFCAMYSTFLQRGYDQVVHDVAIQRLPVRFAIDRAGLVGADGPTHAGAFDVAFLANLPGFVVMAAADEAELRHMVATAAAHNDGPIAFRYPRGEGRGVEMPERGTPLEIGKGRMIREGSKVALLSFGTRLEEVEKAAEQLSAKGITPTIADARFAKPLDRDMILKLAADHEALITIEEGAVGGFGSHVAQLLADEAVFDKGLKFRSMVLPDTFIDQASPADMYAVAGMNAEQIIAKVLEVLGIGDLDAQRA, encoded by the coding sequence ATGAGTGACAAACCCGCCACCCCCCTGCTTGATCAGGTCACCCGCCCTGCGGACCTGAAACGCCTGTCCGATGCCGAACTGACCCAAGTCGCGCGTGAACTGCGGGCCGAGACGATCTCGGCCGTGTCGGAAACCGGCGGACACTTGGGCGCGGGGCTTGGCGTGGTGGAGCTGACCGTGGCGCTGCATGCGGTCTTTGACACCCCGCGCGACAAGATCATCTGGGATGTCAGCCACCAGTGCTACCCGCATAAAATCCTTACCGAACGCCGCGACCGTATTCGCAGCCTGCGGATGAAGGACGGGCTCTCGGGCTTCACCAAACGCAGCGAATCCCCCTACGACCCCTTCGGCGCGGCGCATAGCTCGACCTCGATCTCGGCCGCGCTCGGCTTTGCCGTGGGCCGCGATCTGGGCGGTGTGATCCCCGAAGGGCTTGGCGACGCGATTGCCGTGATCGGTGACGGCGCGATGAGCGCGGGCATGGCCTATGAGGCGCTTAACAACGCGGGCGACCTGAAAAAACGGTTGATCGTCATCCTCAACGACAACGAGATGTCCATCGCCCCGCCCGTCGGCGCAATGTCGAGCTACCTCAGCCGCCTCTATGCCGAAGCGCCGTTTCAGGACTTCAAAGCCGCCGCCAAAGGCGCGGTGAGCCTGCTGCCCGAACCGTTCCGCGAAGGCGCGAAACGCGCCAAGGATATGCTCAAGGGCATGGCGGTCGGCGGCACCCTGTTCGAGAACCTCGGCTTTTCCTACCTCGGCCCGATCAACGGGCACGACATGGATCAGTTGCTGCCCGTGCTGCGCACCGTTCATCAACGCGCGACGGGGCCGATCCTGATCCATATCCAGACCCAAAAGGGCAAGGGCTATGGCCCCGCCGAAGCCGCGCGGGATCGCGGCCATGCCACGGCCAAGTTCAACGTGGTTACGGGCGAGCAAAAGAAAGCCCCCTCCAATGCACCCAGCTATACCCGCGTTTTCGCCGACAGCCTGCTGGCCGAGGCCGCCGAGGACGACAAGATCTGCGCCGTGACCGCAGCGATGCCCGATGGCACAGGGCTGGATCTTTTTGCCGAACGCTACCCCAGCCGCTGTTTCGACGTGGGCATCGCCGAACAGCACGGCGTGACCTTTTGCGCGGGGCTGGCGGCGGCGGGGATGAAACCCTTCTGCGCGATGTATTCCACCTTCCTACAACGCGGTTACGACCAAGTCGTGCATGACGTCGCGATCCAGCGCCTGCCGGTGCGTTTCGCAATCGACCGCGCCGGGCTGGTGGGGGCCGATGGGCCAACCCACGCGGGCGCATTTGATGTGGCTTTCCTTGCCAACCTGCCGGGTTTCGTGGTGATGGCCGCCGCCGATGAAGCCGAGTTGCGCCATATGGTCGCCACCGCCGCTGCCCATAACGATGGGCCTATCGCCTTCCGCTATCCGCGCGGCGAGGGGCGCGGGGTCGAGATGCCAGAGCGCGGCACGCCACTGGAAATCGGCAAGGGCCGGATGATCCGGGAAGGCAGCAAGGTTGCGCTCTTGTCCTTTGGCACGCGGCTCGAAGAAGTCGAGAAAGCCGCCGAACAGCTTAGCGCCAAGGGCATCACCCCCACCATCGCCGATGCGCGTTTTGCCAAGCCGCTGGACCGCGACATGATCCTGAAACTGGCCGCAGACCACGAAGCGCTCATCACCATCGAAGAGGGTGCCGTAGGCGGCTTTGGCAGCCATGTGGCGCAACTGCTTGCCGATGAGGCGGTCTTTGATAAGGGGCTTAAGTTCCGCTCCATGGTGCTGCCCGATACTTTCATCGATCAGGCCAGCCCGGCGGATATGTACGCCGTGGCGGGGATGAACGCTGAACAGATCATCGCCAAAGTGCTTGAGGTGCTCGGCATCGGCGATCTGGACGCGCAGCGCGCCTAA
- a CDS encoding farnesyl diphosphate synthase → MTFQPTPLPLAEALALARDLAQAQIEAALAERTGPVAEAMRYACGGGKGLRGFLVIESARLHGIAPGMAAPAAAAIEALHAYSLVHDDLPCMDDDDLRRGQPTVHRKWDEATAVLAGDALQTLAFELLGQLACPAEARLILMTSLAQAAGVGGMVGGQALDIAAETAPAPLSLAEITALQAGKTGALIEWSAMAGPRMAGADATALGAYAKHLGLAFQIADDILDVEGDAETVGKAVGKDDAAGKATFVSHLGLAGAKTRAAELVDLACDALSEYGPEAQSLRAAAAFVIARDS, encoded by the coding sequence ATGACCTTCCAGCCCACCCCCCTTCCCTTGGCAGAGGCGCTTGCCCTTGCCCGTGATCTGGCGCAAGCGCAGATCGAAGCGGCCTTGGCCGAGCGCACAGGCCCGGTCGCCGAGGCGATGCGCTATGCCTGCGGCGGCGGCAAGGGGTTGCGCGGCTTTCTGGTAATCGAATCCGCTCGGCTGCATGGCATCGCCCCCGGCATGGCCGCCCCAGCCGCTGCGGCCATTGAGGCGCTGCATGCCTATTCGCTGGTGCATGACGATCTGCCCTGTATGGACGACGACGATCTGCGCCGGGGCCAGCCCACGGTGCACCGCAAGTGGGATGAGGCGACCGCCGTTCTGGCCGGTGACGCGCTGCAAACGCTGGCCTTTGAACTGCTCGGGCAACTCGCCTGTCCGGCGGAGGCGCGTCTGATTCTGATGACGAGCCTCGCCCAAGCGGCAGGCGTCGGCGGCATGGTCGGCGGGCAAGCGCTGGACATCGCCGCCGAAACCGCCCCCGCGCCGCTGTCGCTGGCCGAGATCACGGCACTTCAGGCAGGCAAGACCGGCGCGCTGATTGAATGGTCGGCCATGGCCGGGCCGCGCATGGCCGGAGCCGATGCCACGGCGCTTGGGGCTTACGCCAAACACCTTGGCCTTGCGTTCCAGATCGCCGATGACATCCTTGACGTTGAAGGCGACGCCGAGACCGTGGGCAAAGCCGTGGGCAAAGACGACGCAGCGGGAAAAGCGACCTTTGTGTCCCACCTTGGGCTTGCCGGGGCCAAGACCCGCGCCGCCGAATTGGTGGACTTGGCCTGCGACGCCCTATCTGAATATGGACCAGAGGCGCAGAGCTTGCGAGCCGCTGCCGCCTTCGTTATTGCCCGCGACAGCTAG
- a CDS encoding exodeoxyribonuclease VII small subunit, protein MSDTPVEEMNFETAMAELEKVLGQLENGNVALDESIALYERGAKLKARCETKLKEAEEKVAAITLDGDGNPNGLKPVEGL, encoded by the coding sequence ATGTCTGACACACCCGTAGAAGAGATGAACTTTGAGACCGCCATGGCCGAGCTTGAAAAAGTGTTGGGCCAGCTTGAAAACGGCAATGTCGCGCTGGACGAAAGCATCGCGCTTTACGAACGCGGGGCGAAGCTTAAGGCGCGCTGCGAGACCAAGCTGAAAGAGGCCGAAGAAAAGGTCGCCGCGATCACCCTTGATGGCGATGGCAACCCCAATGGGCTGAAACCCGTCGAAGGGCTTTGA
- a CDS encoding response regulator yields the protein MNELDAHLLVVDDDERIRSLLKKFLMRNGFLVSTARDAAHARRVLAGLEFDLIVLDVMMPGEDGMALTRSLRETLQTPILLLTAKGETDNRIEGLEAGADDYLPKPFEPKELLLRINAILRRMPDTSAADAAPKVLSLGVIRYDMERGEMWQGDDLVRLTATEVQLMKIFAAQPGVALSRSKLVEELGRDRGQAQERAVDVQITRLRRKIESDPKQPQYLQTVRGAGYMLAPD from the coding sequence ATGAACGAGCTTGACGCGCACCTGCTGGTTGTCGACGACGATGAGCGCATCCGCAGCCTGCTAAAGAAATTCCTGATGCGGAACGGCTTTCTGGTCAGCACGGCCCGCGACGCGGCCCATGCGCGCCGGGTGCTGGCGGGGCTAGAGTTTGATCTGATCGTGCTCGACGTGATGATGCCCGGCGAAGACGGCATGGCGCTGACCCGATCCCTGCGCGAAACCCTGCAAACGCCGATCTTGCTGCTGACCGCCAAGGGCGAGACCGACAACCGCATCGAAGGGTTGGAGGCCGGGGCGGATGACTATCTGCCAAAACCCTTCGAGCCTAAGGAACTGCTGCTGCGCATCAACGCGATCCTGCGCCGCATGCCCGACACCTCAGCCGCCGATGCCGCGCCAAAAGTGCTGTCGCTCGGCGTGATCCGCTATGACATGGAGCGGGGTGAAATGTGGCAGGGCGACGATCTGGTACGTCTCACCGCGACCGAAGTGCAACTGATGAAGATTTTCGCCGCGCAGCCCGGTGTCGCGCTCAGCCGGTCAAAACTTGTCGAAGAATTGGGCCGCGACCGGGGCCAAGCGCAGGAACGCGCGGTTGATGTTCAGATCACCCGCCTGCGCCGCAAGATCGAAAGCGATCCGAAACAGCCGCAATACCTGCAAACCGTGCGCGGCGCGGGCTATATGCTGGCCCCGGACTGA
- a CDS encoding MarR family winged helix-turn-helix transcriptional regulator: MADGRMMAPSSGDSLLFLTDEQLRQGIEAMFFAYRGFTADPDRILADMAYGRAHHRAIHFINRAPGTTVNNLLNILGVTKQSLNRVLRTLIADGLVQSKVGRNDKRERHLFLTDEGRKLEQELSDAQRARMRLAFRTAGPDAVAGFRTVLEAMMDPEMRQSFDRLRESAP; this comes from the coding sequence ATGGCTGACGGGCGGATGATGGCCCCTAGCAGCGGCGACAGCCTGCTGTTTTTGACCGACGAACAACTGCGGCAGGGGATTGAGGCGATGTTCTTTGCCTATCGCGGCTTCACTGCCGATCCCGACAGGATTCTGGCCGATATGGCCTATGGCCGCGCGCATCACCGCGCCATCCACTTTATCAACCGCGCCCCCGGCACGACAGTGAACAACCTGCTCAACATCCTTGGGGTCACGAAACAATCGCTCAACCGTGTCTTGCGCACGCTGATCGCCGATGGTCTGGTGCAAAGCAAGGTTGGCCGCAATGACAAGCGCGAGCGGCATCTGTTCCTGACCGACGAGGGTCGCAAGCTGGAACAGGAGCTATCGGACGCTCAGCGCGCGCGCATGCGGCTGGCCTTTCGCACCGCCGGGCCCGACGCCGTGGCCGGTTTCAGAACGGTATTGGAGGCCATGATGGATCCCGAAATGCGCCAGAGCTTTGACCGGCTCCGCGAAAGCGCTCCATGA
- a CDS encoding branched-chain amino acid aminotransferase, translating to MAGGYDNRDGYIWMDGKMVDWREANVHILTHAMHYASSVFEGERAYNGKIFKSREHSERLKRSAEMIDFEIPYTIDEIEAAKAEVLAASGLQDAYVRAVAWRGVGEDMGVASARNPVRMAIAAWEWGAYYGDAKMKGAKLDISKWKRPSPETIPSHAKAAGLYMICTMSKHAAEAKGCSDAMMYDYRGYVAEATGANIFFVKDGEVHTPTPDCFLNGITRQTVIGMLKDKGITVHERHIMPEELEGFEQCWLTGTAAEVTPVGQIGDWKFEVGALTREIATDYEKLVRS from the coding sequence ATGGCAGGCGGATATGACAACCGAGATGGGTACATCTGGATGGATGGCAAAATGGTGGACTGGCGCGAGGCCAATGTCCACATCCTGACCCATGCGATGCACTATGCGTCTTCGGTGTTCGAGGGCGAGCGCGCCTATAACGGCAAAATCTTCAAAAGCCGGGAGCATTCCGAACGGCTCAAGCGCTCGGCTGAGATGATCGACTTCGAGATCCCCTACACCATTGACGAGATCGAAGCCGCCAAGGCCGAAGTCCTCGCCGCCTCTGGCCTGCAAGACGCCTATGTGCGTGCGGTCGCTTGGCGCGGTGTGGGCGAAGACATGGGTGTCGCCTCGGCCCGCAACCCGGTCCGCATGGCCATCGCAGCATGGGAATGGGGTGCCTATTACGGCGACGCCAAGATGAAGGGTGCCAAGCTCGACATCTCCAAATGGAAGCGCCCCTCGCCTGAGACGATCCCGAGCCACGCCAAGGCGGCGGGTCTCTATATGATCTGCACCATGTCCAAACACGCCGCCGAAGCAAAGGGCTGTTCGGACGCGATGATGTATGACTATCGCGGCTATGTGGCCGAGGCGACGGGCGCGAATATCTTCTTCGTCAAGGATGGCGAAGTGCACACGCCGACGCCTGATTGCTTCCTCAATGGGATCACCCGTCAGACGGTCATTGGCATGCTGAAGGACAAGGGGATTACCGTCCACGAGCGCCACATCATGCCCGAGGAACTCGAAGGCTTCGAGCAGTGCTGGCTGACCGGCACCGCCGCCGAAGTGACCCCGGTGGGGCAAATCGGCGACTGGAAGTTTGAGGTCGGCGCGCTGACCCGTGAGATTGCCACCGACTATGAAAAGTTGGTGCGCAGCTAA
- a CDS encoding 5-oxoprolinase subunit PxpA — translation MTSVDLNADMGESFGPWTMGDDAALLRVVTSANIACGGHAGDADVMAATMRMAHENGVGIGAHPGFMDLAGFGRNRMAVPRGTLQNQIRYQVAASVGMARSVGAEVRHLKLHGALANMASEDEGLARDLYEAALSVAPDLIVMVLAATAQERAVKSLGCKWAGEIFADRAYNDDATLVDRSNPGAVIHDADHAAARMVEMVKAGAIITESGKHIPTRIDTICLHGDTAEAVQIATAVRKGLQDGGVTLAKFGGSV, via the coding sequence ATGACATCCGTCGATCTGAACGCCGACATGGGCGAAAGCTTTGGCCCATGGACGATGGGCGACGACGCGGCGCTTCTGCGTGTCGTGACCTCGGCCAATATCGCATGTGGCGGGCACGCGGGCGACGCAGACGTGATGGCCGCGACGATGCGCATGGCGCATGAAAACGGCGTCGGCATCGGCGCGCATCCGGGTTTCATGGATCTCGCGGGCTTCGGGCGCAACCGCATGGCGGTGCCGCGCGGCACCTTGCAGAACCAGATCCGCTATCAGGTCGCGGCAAGTGTCGGCATGGCCCGCAGCGTCGGCGCGGAGGTGCGGCATCTGAAGCTGCATGGCGCGTTGGCAAATATGGCGTCCGAAGATGAAGGCTTGGCCCGCGATCTTTATGAGGCGGCGCTAAGCGTGGCCCCCGATCTCATCGTTATGGTGCTGGCCGCCACGGCGCAGGAACGGGCGGTGAAATCACTGGGCTGCAAATGGGCCGGAGAAATCTTTGCCGACCGCGCCTATAACGACGACGCCACGCTGGTCGACCGCAGCAATCCGGGCGCGGTGATCCATGACGCCGATCACGCCGCCGCCAGAATGGTCGAGATGGTCAAAGCCGGCGCGATCATCACCGAAAGCGGGAAACACATCCCCACGCGGATCGACACGATCTGCCTGCATGGCGACACCGCAGAGGCCGTTCAAATCGCAACCGCCGTCCGCAAGGGTTTGCAGGACGGCGGGGTAACATTGGCAAAATTCGGCGGCAGCGTTTAG
- a CDS encoding biotin-dependent carboxyltransferase family protein: MSGTLTILQAGPAMTVQDHGRPGYRALGLTHGGAADPTALHEGAALLGQDPNCAAIEMAGSGGSFEVDQDTRIALTGAQMQVSIDGEAIAWNASHLLPAGAKLTIGGARDGAYGYLHVGGGFDVEPVMESRSSHLAAGIGALLQSGETLPLGADKGGETNLTLPRDSRFGAERVRIVVSMQTDAFDDATRARFTDTTFRRDARANRMGARMDHEGEGFATGGQLTIVSEVITPGDIQITGDGAPFVLMCECQTTGGYPRIGTVIPCDLPIVAQAQPGAALRFEFIDLDEALAAETRHRADLAALPKRRQPLLRDPARIRDLLGYQLISGVVSATADPFEKDTP, translated from the coding sequence ATGAGCGGCACGCTGACCATCCTCCAAGCTGGCCCGGCGATGACGGTTCAAGACCATGGCCGCCCCGGCTACCGCGCCCTTGGCCTGACCCATGGCGGCGCGGCGGACCCGACCGCCCTGCACGAAGGGGCCGCCCTGTTGGGGCAGGACCCGAACTGTGCGGCAATTGAAATGGCGGGCAGCGGCGGCAGTTTCGAGGTGGATCAGGACACACGCATCGCGCTGACCGGGGCGCAGATGCAAGTGAGCATCGACGGCGAAGCGATTGCATGGAACGCCAGCCACCTGCTGCCTGCGGGGGCCAAGCTGACCATCGGCGGCGCGCGGGATGGGGCTTATGGCTACCTTCATGTGGGCGGCGGCTTTGATGTTGAGCCGGTGATGGAGTCCCGCTCTAGCCATCTGGCCGCTGGCATCGGCGCCCTGCTGCAAAGCGGGGAGACCCTGCCGCTGGGGGCGGACAAGGGCGGTGAGACGAACCTGACCCTGCCCCGTGACAGCCGCTTTGGCGCGGAGCGTGTGCGCATCGTCGTCTCCATGCAGACCGACGCCTTTGACGACGCGACCCGTGCGCGCTTTACCGATACCACCTTTCGACGTGACGCTCGCGCCAACCGCATGGGCGCACGGATGGATCACGAGGGCGAAGGTTTCGCGACCGGCGGGCAGTTGACCATCGTCTCAGAGGTCATCACCCCCGGCGATATCCAGATTACCGGCGATGGCGCGCCTTTTGTGCTGATGTGTGAATGTCAGACCACCGGCGGCTACCCCCGCATCGGCACGGTGATCCCCTGTGACCTGCCCATCGTGGCGCAGGCGCAGCCCGGCGCTGCGCTGCGGTTCGAGTTCATTGACCTCGACGAAGCGCTGGCCGCCGAGACACGCCACCGCGCCGACCTCGCCGCCCTTCCCAAACGCCGCCAGCCCCTGTTGCGCGATCCCGCGCGCATCCGTGATTTGCTGGGCTATCAACTGATCTCTGGCGTGGTTTCGGCCACCGCCGATCCATTCGAAAAGGACACGCCATGA
- a CDS encoding 5-oxoprolinase subunit B family protein, translating to MTDRPRIRSVGLSGLLVTFAEKMSEPANRAALAFRAAVEEQDWPEVRETSTSLVSTFVQFEVSQEAITQMTDRLRDLLETRDWFAEALPAGRSLWHVPTVYGTDLAPQLEEAAEAAGLDPDAAIAELSQARVRVLTIGFAPGQPYMGELPSHWDIPRQQGLTKSVPSGALVVAIRQLIIFTNASPTGWRHIGQTAFRTFRPGSDMPFPLSPGDELIFPSITRQEFDRIADEPTGGAEREALT from the coding sequence ATGACTGACCGGCCCCGCATCCGCAGTGTCGGCCTCTCTGGCCTATTGGTCACCTTTGCCGAGAAGATGTCCGAACCCGCCAACCGCGCCGCCCTCGCCTTTCGCGCGGCGGTCGAGGAACAGGACTGGCCCGAGGTGCGCGAGACCAGCACCTCGCTGGTATCAACCTTCGTGCAGTTTGAGGTCAGCCAAGAGGCCATCACACAGATGACCGACCGCCTGCGCGACTTGCTCGAAACCCGCGATTGGTTCGCCGAAGCCCTGCCCGCCGGGCGCAGCCTGTGGCATGTGCCGACCGTCTATGGTACCGACCTCGCCCCGCAGTTGGAGGAAGCCGCCGAGGCCGCGGGCCTCGACCCCGACGCGGCCATAGCCGAGCTGTCGCAGGCTCGCGTGCGCGTCCTCACCATCGGCTTTGCCCCCGGCCAGCCCTATATGGGTGAACTGCCCTCGCATTGGGACATCCCGCGCCAGCAGGGGCTGACAAAATCCGTGCCCTCCGGCGCGCTGGTCGTGGCGATCCGGCAGTTGATCATCTTCACCAATGCCTCCCCCACCGGCTGGCGGCACATCGGCCAGACCGCCTTTCGCACCTTCCGCCCCGGCAGCGACATGCCCTTTCCGCTGTCGCCGGGCGATGAGTTGATCTTTCCATCCATCACCCGGCAAGAGTTCGACCGCATCGCCGACGAGCCCACCGGTGGTGCCGAGCGGGAGGCGCTGACATGA